A single window of Haliotis asinina isolate JCU_RB_2024 chromosome 5, JCU_Hal_asi_v2, whole genome shotgun sequence DNA harbors:
- the LOC137283699 gene encoding UPAR/Ly6 domain-containing protein bou-like, which yields MKMVSVSISQGGTALVTIVLMSSLISTGSALSCYICNSTLDHNCQEKFDHYSAVALAKKRDCDMWGAKFCIKVTGLWGGIVGTHRFCSSRDLGYQCQDIWYPDHDRMYRACVNTCSTDNCNAASHMKVTSLGVILVGWLLHRLL from the exons ATGAAAATGGTTTCGGTATCCATATCCCAGGGCGGCACCGCCCTGGTCACAATCGTCTTGATGTCTTCGTTGATCAGCACAG GGTCAGCTCTGAGCTGCTACATCTGCAACTCCACCCTCGACCACAACTGCCAGGAGAAGTTCGACCACTACAGCGCAGTGGCACTTGCCAAGAAACGGGACTGTGACATGTGGGGTGCAAAGTTCTGTATCAAGGTCACCGGGCTCTGGGGAG GTATTGTTGGAACACACCGGTTCTGCAGCTCCCGAGACCTGGGCTACCAATGTCAGGACATCTGGTACCCTGACCATGATCGTATGTATCGCGCCTGTGTCAACACCTGCTCCACTGACAACTGTAACGCTGCCAGTCACATGAAGGTGACATCTCTCGGTGTCATCCTGGTTGGCTGGTTACTGCATCGTCTACTGTGA